A window of Enterobacter ludwigii genomic DNA:
AATGGACTAACCTGTTTTAGTTATCATGCTTAACGATAAAACAGATTAATTAACTGATTGAAATATCACAACAAAGATAACAAAAAATGGCCACTTCCTGCAGTCCAGGCTTCAGAGCCGTTTTAGTTAATGCTAAAAATTGTGCTTTCCGGTACTATGCGGCGGTTTTTTCCGCATTACTGAGAGCGATCATGTCCACCACACTGTTTAAAGATTTCACCTTCGAAGCCGCCCACCACCTTCCTCATGTTCCTGAAGGACATAAATGTGGCCGTCTGCACGGGCACTCGTTTATGGTGCGTCTTGAGATCACCGGTGAAGTCGATCCGCATACCGGTTGGATCATGGATTTTGCCGAGCTGAAAGCGGCATTTAAGCCAACTTACGATCGTCTGGATCACTATTACCTGAATGATATTCCGGGCCTTGAAAACCCGACCAGCGAAGTGCTGGCAAAATGGATCTGGGATCAGATGAAACCGCTGGTACCGCTGCTGAGCGCAGTGATGATTAAAGAGACCTGCACCGCCGGCTGCGTCTATCGCGGCGAGTAAAAAAAGCCCGGTTAAACCGGGCTTTTTTTCAGGCTATATTCAGGTACTTGTGCGTCTGCATCGACAGACGCCAGTTACGCGCGATACAGGTTTCAATGCACAGGCGCGTCGCATCCTCTTTCTGGCTGATAGGCTGCAGGGCAATGACCCGCTGCTTTTCATCCGAGAGGGTTGCCAGCAGTTCATCCAGTGCTTCAATATCACGCACGCGACCTACCGGGTGTTTTATCTCATCTGCACGTTCCAGCGCCTGAGACAGGACATCGTATCCGCCGCGCATATTCACTTTGGGTGATACCGTCACCCACGTGGTGTGGGAACAACGCACTTCATGTGTACCGCTGGTTTCAATCTGGCAGCTGTAACCGTTCTTTTCGAGCAGCTCGGTTAGCGGCGTCAGATCGTGGATGCAGGGTTCACCCCCGGTGATCACCACATGGCGCGCCGTCCAGCCCTGACGACCAATAATGGCCAGCAGATCCTCTGAACTGCCCGCCCCCCACTTATCGCTCTCTTTGGTTTTCGCCAGAATGCTAAACAGCGACACTTCCCGATCTGCGAGCTTATCCCACGTATGTTTGGTATCACACCAGGCACAGCCAACCGGGCATCCCTGTAAACGAATGAAAATAGCGGGAACGCCGGTAAAGTAACCCTCGCCTTGCAGGGTCTGGAACATCTCGTTAATCGGGTACTGCATAGTCATCTCAGTAAAGGGGATAAACGATAATTATCGCAGATCCCCGCCAGATGGTCATGCTCGATCGGTGCTTTGCGCGCCAATCGCTGCCATAAACCGTTCAGTGATCTGCTGTGGACGGGTGATTGCCCCACCCACGACCACCATATGCGCTCCCAGTGCCAGGCATCTGGCCGCGCGCTCAGGGGTATCGACGTTGCCTTCGGCAACCACCGGAACCGTGACGGCAGCCAGCACATCCTTCAGGAATGCGCAGTCATTAACAGGTAAAGCATGACCCGCACTTTCCGCCGTATAGCCGTAAAGCGTGGTTCCAACACAATCAAAGCCCAGTTCCTGCGCGGTTTCGGCTTCTTCTACGCTGGATATATCCGCCATCAGCACTATCCCGGGGTAACGTTTACGGATGTGGCTGACCAGCGTTGACAGTGATTCACCGCCAGGACGCTCGCGCGCAGTCGCATCAAGTGCAATGATTTCCGGAGAGACGCTCATCAGCTCATCCACTTCTTTCATTGTCGCAGTGATAAACACCGCGCTACCAGGATAATCCCGTTTGATGATGCCGATAACGGGTAAAGAAACCTCCTGTTTAATGGCCGCAATATCCACCACGCTGTTGGCGCGGATGGCAGCAGCCCCGCCCTGAAACGCTGCCCGCGCCATCCGTGACATAATAAACGGGCTATGCAGAGGTTCATTTTCCAGCGCCTGACAAGAGACGACCAGTTTTCCTTTCAGGTTATCCAGTACAGTTTTCATTACGATAAGATCTCTTCAACTTCGTTTTTGATAATCGTGACGTGCGGGCCATAAATGACCTGAACACCGTTACCGCGCACAATGACGCCGCGTGCACCGGTGGCTTTCAATGCTGCTTCATTCACTTTGCTGCCGTCTTTCACCGTGACGCGAAGGCGCGTGGCGCAGCAGTCCACCTCGTCCAGATTGTCTTTTCCACCCAGCCCGGCGATTACCGCTGCAGCGCGCTCGCTTTGCGGCAGACTGACCTCATCCGCCACCGCCTCTTTTTCACGCCCCGGCGTGGCAAAATCAAAGCGGTTAATCAGGTAGCGGAAGGTGAAGTAGTAGAGGAAGAACCACGGCACGCCGACCATCGGAACGAACATCCAGTGGGTTTTAGCCTCACCCTGAAGAATGCCAAACAGCACGAAGTCGATAAAACCGCCGGAGAAGGTTTGCCCGATGGTGATATGCAGCATGTGTGCGAGCATGAACGCCAGCCCGTCAAACAGCGCATGAATGACGTAAAGCACCGGCGCAATAAACAGGAAGGAGAACTCGATAGGCTCGGTAATCCCGGTCAGGAACGAGGTTAATGCCGCAGAGAGCAGCAGCCCGGCGACGCGTTTTTTGTTCTCGGGTTTTGCCGTGTGGTACATCGCGAGACATGCACCGAGCAGGCCAAACATCATCGTAATGAAGCGCCCGGACATAAAGCGCGACGTCCCTTCGTAAAACTGACGCGTCGTAGGATCGGCCAGTTGCGCGAAGAAGATCCGCTGTGTGCCTTCGACCAGATGACCGTTGACGATCTCACTCCCGCCGAGCGCGGTAGTCCAGAAAGGAAGATAGAAGATGTGATGTAAACCGAATGGGCCGAGCATACGCAAAATGAAGCCATAGAGCATTGTGCCCAGGTAACCCGTCGCATCCACCAGCCCACCCAGACCAAAGATCAGTTTCTGGAAATGCGGCCAGACGACGGTCATGACGGCCCCGACGAGTATTGCTGCCAGCGAGCTGATAATGGGAACAAAACGTGAACCGCCAAAGAAGCCCAGAAATTGCGGAAGCGCAATTTTATTAAACCGGTGATGGAGAGCGCAGGTCACGAGACCGATCACCACGCCACCAAACACACCGGTTTCCAGGGTCTGGATCCCCAGCGTCATGCCCTGCCCCACAGCGCCAGGATTATCATGCGCCAGTTTTCCGGTGAGGATCAGCAGCGCGTTAATGGTGGCATTCATCACCAGAAAAGCGAGCAACGCCGCCAGCCCTGCCGTGCCCTTATCGCTTTTTGCCAGCCCGACAGCAACCCCAACAGCAAACAGCACCGAGAGGTTCGCAAACACAATTGAACCCGCACTGCTCATGATAGTGAAGATGGCCTGAAGCCAGCTCACATCCAAAAACGGATATGCCGCGAGGGTATTTGGATTCGATAACGCGCCACCTATCCCCAGCAGCAGACCTGCTGCTGGCAATACGGCGATAGGTAACATAAAGGATTTGCCAAAGCGCTGCGCTTTTTCAAACCATCCCCCAGAAGAAGCCCCGCTGAATATTTGCATCATTTTTTCATCCTCTCATTTAATGATGAAAATTTTTACCATAAAAACATCAATACATGAAAATTACCATCAAAAACCAGGAGGATGATCATACTTTTTCAAAATGACTGGCATCTTTCCCCTGCTTTCCGCCACACTAGTCGCAGAGAAACGCATTAAGGATCTAGCATGTCAGACCATGAAAACCTGCTGCTGAAGCTACGCCAGGAGGCTTCCGGGTACAGCCCAACGCAACAAAAACTTGGCGAGTTTGTCCTCAACGATCCTGCCCGGGTGCTCTACCTGACGATCACTGAACTGGCGCGCGAAAGTCGCACCAGCGAGGCCAGCGTCACGCGTCTTTGCCGCACGCTGGGCTGCAAGGGATATAACGAATTTAAAATGGCGCTTGCGCTGGATATTCAGCAGGGCCAGCCCGCGCGACAGGCCGGAGATGAAATAGATAACGTTGTCGAAGAGTCGGTACAGGCTTTGCAGGATACCGCCAGACTCCTCGACCGGGCATTGCTTGAAGAGGCGGCGCTGGCGCTGCACCAGGCGCAATCCGTACAGATTTATGGCGTTGCGGCCAGCGCGATCCTCGGGGAGTATTTGCATTACAAACTGTTGCGGCTGGGCAAACCCGCACAGCTGTTTAGCGATATGCACCGCGCAGCCATGAATGCGGCGACCCTTTCGAAAGAGACTTTGGTTGTGGCCATCTCCAGTTCGGGTTCAACGCGGGATCTACTGCACGTGGTGAAACTAGCCCACAAGCGCGGCGTTAAGGTATTGGCTCTTAGCAATACCCCCCGTAGCCCGCTGGCTTCCCTTAGCGATATTCAACTGGTTGCCGCCAAACCAGAGGGCCCCCTCAGCGCAGGTGCACTCAATGCTAAGGTTGGGGTTATGCTGCTGGTCGAACTGCTGACCACCTCTATGATTGCGCTGGACGGGCATTACGGCGACGTTAGCCAACAAACGGCCAGCGCTACGCTCCCTCTGTTACTCTAAAAATAGTTCGCAGGCTAAATAAAACGGCCTGCGGTTTTTGGTATTCAGTTTCACTTAAATCATTTACCGAACAAATGAATGGTGTAACAAAGTATTTTGCTTATTACATTTTGAATAACTATTAATAGTAAGATTGAGCTTATAAAAGAGCTTTAAAATCATTAATTTAAAATATTCTTTTTTATAAATTGAATTTTTTCCTTTCCACAATGTCCAATATATCCACCTGATTTTCTTTTCTTAAAATAAGCTTAAGAAGCCTTCATTTTCGGCGTTTTATTATTTAAATGCCGTTTACTTTTGTGCGCCTACAATCCGCCTCATCAACCATAATGAGACGGTATTAATGAAGATGTTATTGATTACAGGCGTAACAGGATTTCTGGGCGGTGCAGTACTCGAAAAAATACTGACCAATGATAAACCCGTAAAACTCCTTTTGCTCGCGCGTGCCAGCGATCCGCAAGGTGGGCTGGAGCGTGTGCAAGAGAACATGCGCAAATTCAATGTGCCTGAGAATAAACTGGCTTCTCTGAGCGTAGATAATATCCTCATTGGTGACCTCAGCCAGCCGGAAGCATTTCTGGACGATCCTCGCCTGGACCAGGTCACGCACGTCGTTAACTGTGCAGCTGTTGCGTCTTTTGGTAATAATCCGCTGATCTGGAAGGTCAATGTCGAGGGCACGCTGGCGCTGGCGCGTCGCATGGAACGGGTGACGGCCTTACAGCGTTTCCTGCACGTAGGCACGGCAATGTCATGCACGCCGGAACAGGATTCCCTGGTCGCTGAAAGCGCTGAATTCAGAGAAAATGCAGAACACCTGGTGGAATACACGTTTTCGAAGTCAACTATCGAACAGCTGATGCGCCAGGAGTGCCCGAACCTGCCGTTGCTCATCGCTCGCCCGTCCATCGTCGTCGGCCATACTCGTCACGGTTGCACGCCGTCGAGCAGCATTTTCTGGGTCTTTAGCATGGGCCTGATGCTGCAGAAGTTTATGTGCTCAATGGAAGACAGAATCGACGTTGTTCCGGTGGATTATTGCGCCGATGCGTTGTTAATGCTGCTCACCAGCAACGCTCGTCCTGGGGAAGTGGTACATATTTCTGCTGGGGAAGAGAACAGCGTTCGCTTTGCGGATATCGATCAGGCCATGGCGCAGGCGCTGGAGAAAGCCCCTGTTGGCGATCGGTATGCTCAGGTCAGCTACGAAACGCTGGTTAGAATGCGCCGCGAATTGAAAAATATTTTTGGTCCATGCAACGAACGTCTGATGCTAAAAGCAATGCGTTTATACGGTGCGTTTGCCACGCTTAACGTGCGCTTCAGCAACGATAAGCTGTTGAGCATGGGGATGCCGAAGCCACCCCGCTTTACGGATTATATCGCCCGCTGCGTGCAGACGACTCAGGGGCTAACAATCCCCGAACAGATGGCAGTCGATTTTAAATAGCCAAAAAAAATGCCAGTCATTCGACTGGCATTTTCATTCTAAGGCTTAAAGGCTATTACTGGCCTTTGATCTCTTTACGACCGTTGTATGGTGCTTTTTCGCCAAGAGCTTCTTCGATACGAATCAGCTGGTTGTATTTAGCAACACGGTCAGAACGGCTCATAGAGCCGGTTTTGATCTGGCCTGCAGCGGTACCAACAGCCAGGTCAGCGATGGTAGCGTCTTCAGTTTCGCCAGAACGGTGAGAGATAACAGCGGTGTAGCCTGCGTCTTTCGCCATTTTGATCGCAGCCAGAGTTTCGGTCAGAGAACCGATCTGGTTGAATTTGATCAGGATGGAGTTAACGATGCCTTTCTCGATGCCTTCTTTCAGGATCTTGGTGTTGGTTACGAACAGATCGTCACCAACCAGCTGGATTTTGTCGCCCAGTACTTTGGTCTGGTATGCGAAACCAGCCCAGTCAGATTCGTCCAGACCGTCTTCGATAGAAACGATTGGGTACTGTTTGGTCAGGTCTTCCAGGAAGTGAGTGAACTCTTCAGAGGTGAACGCTTTGTTGCCTTCGCCAGCCAGAACGTATTTACCGTCTTTGTAGAATTCAGATGCTGCACAGTCCATCGCCAGGGTGATGTCTTTGCCCAGCTCGTAGCCAGCAGCTTTAACTGCTTCTGCGATTACTGCCAGTGCTTCTGCGTTAGAACCCAGGTTTGGCGCATAACCACCTTCGTCACCAACAGCAGTGTTCATACCTTTAGCTTTCAGAACTTTAGCCAGGTTGTGGAACACTTCAGAACCCATGCGTACCGCTTCTTTCAGGGATTTCGCGCCAACTGGCTGAATCATGAATTCCTGAATATCAACGTTGTTGTCCGCGTGCTCACCACCGTTGATGATGTTCATCATTGGTACTGGCATGGAGTATTTGCCTGGGGTGCCGTTCAGTTCAGCAATGTGTTCGAACAGTGGCATACCTTTCGCTGCAGCTGCTGCTTTGGCGTTCGCCAGGGAAACAGCCAGGATTGCGTTCGCACCGAAGTTAGATTTGTTTTCAGTACCGTCCAGATCGATCATGATCTTGTCGATGCCAGCCTGGTCTTTGGCGTCTTTGCCAAGGATTGCCTGAGCAATAGGACCGTTTACAGCGCCAACCGCTTTCAGTACGCCTTTGCCCATGAAACGGGATTTATCGCCATCGCGCAGTTCCAGCGCTTCGCGGGAACCAGTAGAAGCACCTGATGGAGCTGCTGCCATACCGACGAAACCACCTTCCAGATGAACTTCGGCTTCAACGGTCGGGTTACCACGGGAGTCGATGATTTCACGACCGATGACTTTAACGATTTTGGACATTAGATTTTCCTCAGTACAAGTTAAACTAAAACTCCAGACAAACAACGCGTACCAGGGGTACGCGTTGCCGTTCTAACTTTTTTTACTTCGCCTGACGCTTCTGGTAGTCGCTGGCGGCCTTCACGAAGCCAGCAAACAGCGGATGCCCGTCACGTGGCGTTGAAGTAAATTCCGGGTGGAACTGGCAGGCGACAAACCACGGATGGTTTGGCACTTCAATGATCTCGACTAACTGATCATCCCCGGAGCGGCCCGCAACACGCAGACCCGCGGCTTCAATTTGTTTCAACAACATGTTGTTGACTTCATAGCGGTGACGATGGCGTTCGGTGATGGTTGACTCGCCATACAGCTTGCGAACCACGCTATCGTCGGACAGCTGGCAGGCCTGTGCGCCAAGACGCATGGTGCCACCCAGATCGCTCTTCTCGGTACGGACTTCGACGTTACCGTCTTCGTCACGCCATTCAGTGATAAGCGCCACTACAGGGTACTTACAGTCTGGCACAAATTCCGTAGAGTTCGCGTTTTCCATTCCCGCTACGTTGCGCGCAAATTCGATCAGCGCAACCTGCATACCCAGACAGATGCCGAGGTATGGAATATTGTTTTCACGCGCATAGCGCGCGGTGGCGATCTTGCCTTCTACACCACGGTAGCCGAAGCCGCCAGGGATGAGAATTGCATCCAGATCTTTCAGGATTTCAACGCCACGCGTTTCAACATCCTGCGAATCAATCAGCTTGATATTCACGGAGACACGGTTCTTCAGACCACCGTGTTTCAGCGCTTCGATCACTGACTTATAGGCATCCGGCAGTTCAATATACTTGCCGACCATACCGATAGTCACTTCACCAGCCGGATTAGCTTCTTCGTAAATAACCTGTTCCCATTCGGACAGATTTGCTTCCGGGCAGTTCAAGCTGAATCGTTTACAAATATAATCGTCCAGGCCCTGTGATTTCAACAGGCCCGGGATTTTATAAATGGAATCGACATCTTTCATTGAAATAACGGCTTTTTCAGGCACGTTACAGAACAATGCAATTTTCGCACGTTCGTTCGCCGGGATAGCACGATCGGAACGGCAAACCAGGATGTCAGGCTGAATACCAATGGAGAGCAGCTCTTTCACCGAGTGCTGAGTCGGTTTGGTTTTCACTTCACCTGCGGCTGCCATGTAAGGCACCAGCGTCAGGTGCATGAACAGCGCGTGTTCACGACCAATATCCACCGCCAGCTGACGAATCGCTTCCAGGAATGGTAAGGATTCGATATCCCCAACAGTACCGCCGATTTCAACCAGCACTACGTCATGCCCTTCGCCACCGGCAAGAACACGTTCTTTAATTGCGTTCGTGATGTGTGGGATAACCTGCACGGTCGCGCCCAGGTAGTCACCACGGCGCTCTTTACGCAGAACGTCGGAATAGATGCGGCCAGTCGTGAAGTTGTTACGACGGGTCATTTTGGTGCGGATGAAACGCTCGTAGTGGCCAAGATCCAGATCGGTTTCAGCGCCGTCTTCAGTAACGAACACTTCCCCGTGTTGGGTTGGGCTCATGGTGCCCGGATCGACGTTGATGTACGGATCCAGTTTCATCATGGTCACATTGAGGCCACGGGCTTCAAGAATGGCTGCGAGGGAGGCTGCGGCAATGCCTTTACCCAGAGAGGATACGACCCCGCCGGTCACAAAAATATAGTTCGTTGTCATGCTGAACCTGAGAAGTTAGGGTGAAACGATGGAATAACCAGGACGGGAAAGTAGTATACCCGAACACGGCGAGCGCCACAAACTTTCATTCTCCGTCTCCATTCCAGGCCATGACAAACATAAGGAGTGAGAAAATAGCCCGTTTTGGGTAAATGTTTTTGACGCAAATCAAGCGCTTGTCATTTAAAAAATCACACAAATTGCGCTTGATCGCAAAAATCCGTTAGAGATCAGATTCCTGGCGTTTTACTTCCTGCCAGACTTCTTCCATCACATCGAGGTCTACCCCGGTCATTTCCAGGCCGCGCGAGGCCACAATTCGTTCGACTTCGCGAAAACGACGCTCGAACTTAATGTTGGCTTTTTGCAGCGCGGTTTCCGCTTTTACGCCCAGGTGGCGTGAAAGGTTGACAGTCGCAAACAGCAGATCGCCCATCTCCTC
This region includes:
- the queD gene encoding 6-carboxytetrahydropterin synthase QueD, coding for MSTTLFKDFTFEAAHHLPHVPEGHKCGRLHGHSFMVRLEITGEVDPHTGWIMDFAELKAAFKPTYDRLDHYYLNDIPGLENPTSEVLAKWIWDQMKPLVPLLSAVMIKETCTAGCVYRGE
- the queE gene encoding 7-carboxy-7-deazaguanine synthase QueE, yielding MQYPINEMFQTLQGEGYFTGVPAIFIRLQGCPVGCAWCDTKHTWDKLADREVSLFSILAKTKESDKWGAGSSEDLLAIIGRQGWTARHVVITGGEPCIHDLTPLTELLEKNGYSCQIETSGTHEVRCSHTTWVTVSPKVNMRGGYDVLSQALERADEIKHPVGRVRDIEALDELLATLSDEKQRVIALQPISQKEDATRLCIETCIARNWRLSMQTHKYLNIA
- a CDS encoding N-acetylmannosamine-6-phosphate 2-epimerase, with the translated sequence MKTVLDNLKGKLVVSCQALENEPLHSPFIMSRMARAAFQGGAAAIRANSVVDIAAIKQEVSLPVIGIIKRDYPGSAVFITATMKEVDELMSVSPEIIALDATARERPGGESLSTLVSHIRKRYPGIVLMADISSVEEAETAQELGFDCVGTTLYGYTAESAGHALPVNDCAFLKDVLAAVTVPVVAEGNVDTPERAARCLALGAHMVVVGGAITRPQQITERFMAAIGAQSTDRA
- a CDS encoding maltose/glucose-specific PTS transporter subunit IIC, which codes for MMQIFSGASSGGWFEKAQRFGKSFMLPIAVLPAAGLLLGIGGALSNPNTLAAYPFLDVSWLQAIFTIMSSAGSIVFANLSVLFAVGVAVGLAKSDKGTAGLAALLAFLVMNATINALLILTGKLAHDNPGAVGQGMTLGIQTLETGVFGGVVIGLVTCALHHRFNKIALPQFLGFFGGSRFVPIISSLAAILVGAVMTVVWPHFQKLIFGLGGLVDATGYLGTMLYGFILRMLGPFGLHHIFYLPFWTTALGGSEIVNGHLVEGTQRIFFAQLADPTTRQFYEGTSRFMSGRFITMMFGLLGACLAMYHTAKPENKKRVAGLLLSAALTSFLTGITEPIEFSFLFIAPVLYVIHALFDGLAFMLAHMLHITIGQTFSGGFIDFVLFGILQGEAKTHWMFVPMVGVPWFFLYYFTFRYLINRFDFATPGREKEAVADEVSLPQSERAAAVIAGLGGKDNLDEVDCCATRLRVTVKDGSKVNEAALKATGARGVIVRGNGVQVIYGPHVTIIKNEVEEILS
- a CDS encoding MurR/RpiR family transcriptional regulator, which produces MSDHENLLLKLRQEASGYSPTQQKLGEFVLNDPARVLYLTITELARESRTSEASVTRLCRTLGCKGYNEFKMALALDIQQGQPARQAGDEIDNVVEESVQALQDTARLLDRALLEEAALALHQAQSVQIYGVAASAILGEYLHYKLLRLGKPAQLFSDMHRAAMNAATLSKETLVVAISSSGSTRDLLHVVKLAHKRGVKVLALSNTPRSPLASLSDIQLVAAKPEGPLSAGALNAKVGVMLLVELLTTSMIALDGHYGDVSQQTASATLPLLL
- a CDS encoding SDR family oxidoreductase, which codes for MKMLLITGVTGFLGGAVLEKILTNDKPVKLLLLARASDPQGGLERVQENMRKFNVPENKLASLSVDNILIGDLSQPEAFLDDPRLDQVTHVVNCAAVASFGNNPLIWKVNVEGTLALARRMERVTALQRFLHVGTAMSCTPEQDSLVAESAEFRENAEHLVEYTFSKSTIEQLMRQECPNLPLLIARPSIVVGHTRHGCTPSSSIFWVFSMGLMLQKFMCSMEDRIDVVPVDYCADALLMLLTSNARPGEVVHISAGEENSVRFADIDQAMAQALEKAPVGDRYAQVSYETLVRMRRELKNIFGPCNERLMLKAMRLYGAFATLNVRFSNDKLLSMGMPKPPRFTDYIARCVQTTQGLTIPEQMAVDFK
- the eno gene encoding phosphopyruvate hydratase encodes the protein MSKIVKVIGREIIDSRGNPTVEAEVHLEGGFVGMAAAPSGASTGSREALELRDGDKSRFMGKGVLKAVGAVNGPIAQAILGKDAKDQAGIDKIMIDLDGTENKSNFGANAILAVSLANAKAAAAAKGMPLFEHIAELNGTPGKYSMPVPMMNIINGGEHADNNVDIQEFMIQPVGAKSLKEAVRMGSEVFHNLAKVLKAKGMNTAVGDEGGYAPNLGSNAEALAVIAEAVKAAGYELGKDITLAMDCAASEFYKDGKYVLAGEGNKAFTSEEFTHFLEDLTKQYPIVSIEDGLDESDWAGFAYQTKVLGDKIQLVGDDLFVTNTKILKEGIEKGIVNSILIKFNQIGSLTETLAAIKMAKDAGYTAVISHRSGETEDATIADLAVGTAAGQIKTGSMSRSDRVAKYNQLIRIEEALGEKAPYNGRKEIKGQ
- the pyrG gene encoding CTP synthase (glutamine hydrolyzing), which gives rise to MTTNYIFVTGGVVSSLGKGIAAASLAAILEARGLNVTMMKLDPYINVDPGTMSPTQHGEVFVTEDGAETDLDLGHYERFIRTKMTRRNNFTTGRIYSDVLRKERRGDYLGATVQVIPHITNAIKERVLAGGEGHDVVLVEIGGTVGDIESLPFLEAIRQLAVDIGREHALFMHLTLVPYMAAAGEVKTKPTQHSVKELLSIGIQPDILVCRSDRAIPANERAKIALFCNVPEKAVISMKDVDSIYKIPGLLKSQGLDDYICKRFSLNCPEANLSEWEQVIYEEANPAGEVTIGMVGKYIELPDAYKSVIEALKHGGLKNRVSVNIKLIDSQDVETRGVEILKDLDAILIPGGFGYRGVEGKIATARYARENNIPYLGICLGMQVALIEFARNVAGMENANSTEFVPDCKYPVVALITEWRDEDGNVEVRTEKSDLGGTMRLGAQACQLSDDSVVRKLYGESTITERHRHRYEVNNMLLKQIEAAGLRVAGRSGDDQLVEIIEVPNHPWFVACQFHPEFTSTPRDGHPLFAGFVKAASDYQKRQAK